CCTGATGCTGGTCGCGCCGCTGGCGTTCGCCGCCGATCCGTTGTCGATCCCGGCGATCACCCTGGGTACCAACGCCAATGGCGCTCAGGAATACTCGGTCAGCCTGCAAATTTTGCTGATCATGACCGCGCTGAGTTTCATCCCGGCGTTCGTCATGCTGATGACCAGTTTCACCCGGATCATCATTGTGTTCTCGATCCTGCGTCAGGCCCTGGGCCTGCAGCAGACGCCGTCGAACCAGATCCTCACCGGCATGGCGCTGTTCCTGACCCTGTTTATCATGGCACCGGTGTTTGACCGGGTGAATCAGGACGCCTTGCAACCGTACCTGGCGGAGAAACTCACCGCTCAGGATGCCGTGGCCAAGGCCCAGGTGCCGATCAAGGACTTCATGCTGGCGCAGACGCGCAGCAGCGATCTCGAGCTGTTCATGCGCCTGTCCAAGCGCACTGACATCGCTTCGCCGGATCAGGCACCGCTGACCATTC
This region of Pseudomonas mandelii genomic DNA includes:
- the fliP gene encoding flagellar type III secretion system pore protein FliP (The bacterial flagellar biogenesis protein FliP forms a type III secretion system (T3SS)-type pore required for flagellar assembly.) yields the protein MGALRIVLTLALMLVAPLAFAADPLSIPAITLGTNANGAQEYSVSLQILLIMTALSFIPAFVMLMTSFTRIIIVFSILRQALGLQQTPSNQILTGMALFLTLFIMAPVFDRVNQDALQPYLAEKLTAQDAVAKAQVPIKDFMLAQTRSSDLELFMRLSKRTDIASPDQAPLTILVPAFVTSELKTAFQIGFMIFIPFLIIDLVVASVLMAMGMMMLSPLIISLPFKIMLFVLVDGWALIIGTLASSFGGVSP